GGTCACGTTTGCCGGCTTCGCGTCGCTGGTCTTCGACCAATTGCGACCCTACGTCGCCGCGGACCGCAACGCTGCGCTGCGGATGATGACGATGCTGGGCGATCTCGCAGGGCAACCGATGCCCTCTCGCGATCGCCGCATGCTGTGCCGCCATGCCTGTGCCTTGCGTCGAGAGTGTCGCCGACTGCTGACCGATCGGCGGGCTCTCCACCGCGTCGGGCAGTCGTACCGCGAGGTGGTGCAGCGGTTGATCGCTTGTCGCTGAAAATTAGGCACAAAAAAACGCGTCGCACCAGTTCGGCGCGACGCGTGAGTGATTGCTAGTGCTGGGCTAGCGGAATGCTGTTGCTAGATCAGTCGAGGATGTCGAGCAATTCGACTTCGAAGATCAACGCTTCGTTTGGACCGATGGTTGGCGGTTCGTTTGGATCGCGCGAGGGGGATCCACGCAGGCCGTAACCGAGGTCTGGCGGAATGTAGAGCATCCACTTGTCGCCAACTTTCATCTTCTGCAGTCCTTCAGTCCAACCGCGGATGACTTGGCCGACGCCAAACTGAGCCGGTTGGCCGCGCTGGACCGAGCTGTCGAAGACTTCGCCGTTGATCAGCTTGCCGGTGTAGTGGACGCTGACGGTGCTTTGTGCCGTCGGCGATGCGCCCGTTCCCTCTTTGATGACTTGGTATTGCAAGCCGCTCGGGAGGGTCACGACGCCTGGTTTCTTGCCGTTTGCGGCCAGGAAGGCGTCGGCTTTTTCTTTGTTGGGGCCGGCGATCGCTTCCATCTTCTTTTCTTGTTCGCGAACGCGGGCTTCAGCTCGCTGTTGCAGCTGGGCGTCGATCGCTTGGAAAGCAGCTTGGATCTGTTCGGTCGTGATCTTTGGATTCGCCTTGCTGATCGCGTCGAAGATGCCCAAAGCGACCGAGGCGGTGTCGAGATCGCCCGCTTCGAAACCTTGGCGGCGCAACTGGCTGCCCATTTCGAGGCCGAGGGCGTAGCTGTTTACGTCTTTTACGCCCGATGCGGGGGCGGGGATCGAATCTTGGGACATAGCGTCTTGGATTGGCAGGGTGGAGAGGCAGGAGCAAAGCAGCCCGCAAAATAGCAAGCGTTTCATGGAGATGTTCCTAAGGGTGGAAATGTCGCCGCGGTGCAAAGTGGGCTGCGGCTGGTGTTTTACAGGATAGCAGGCTGGTCCGGTTGTGGCGAACCACGCCGGTCGACCCCCGCCGGGCAAAAGTTGTTTTTTTGCGTTTGGGCGGCTCCGCTGCGGAGCGATAGATGGCGGTTCGTTGATGAACCGTTGGGGGGCAGGGGGGTGGCTTCAGCTGAAACGCTGTATTGCCCCCGATGGGCCGTCGCAGGTTGGGCTCGATCGCCCTTCCCGCGTCGCTCTTTCAATCGATTGTGAAAATCGCGTTAGCTGGCGTTTTTCAGGGCTTCTAGTGCCGCGTCGTAGTTAGGTTCGCTGGTCACTTCGCTAACGGTTTCGGCGTACAGGACGGTTCCCTTGGAATCGAGTACGACGACCGCGCGGGTCAACAGCTTCAGTTCATCGATCGTCATGCCGTAAGCCGCACCAAATTCACCGGTTTGGTAATCGCTGGCGGTCTGCATCGAGACGTTCTCGGCGCCACAGAAGCGAGCTTGCGCGAACGGAAGGTCGCGGCTGATCGTGACTGCGTTGATCGAATCGCCCAGAGCGCCCAACGATTCGTTGAACTTCTTGGTTTGGATCGCGCAGACGCCGGTGTCCAACGAAGGGACGATGCTCAACAGAGCTGGCTTGCCCTTGAGATCGGCGAGGGTCAGTGTTTGCATCCCGTCTTTGTAGTAGTGCAAGGTGAAATCGGGGGCGGTGCTGCCCACGGTCAGTTCTTCGCCTTGCAACGTCATCGGGTTGCCTTTGAATGTGATCACTCCGCTGCGCGCCATCTTCGTATCTCCGCTATTTGGGTTGGATTAACTTCATCGCATTGCATTCGTGTGGGTGTCGCGAATGCGTTGAGTGAAGTATGGCGAAGATCGATGGCGTGGCAAAGGGCGTGTGTTTCCACCGCCCTGGATGCTGTTGTGGATCGCTGGATTATGACCAGGCGATCCCGCGGTAGATCCGGTGGCGATCAGCCTCGATTACCAGTGGACTTCGATCTGGTTGTCGACTTGGTCGGCGCCGGGGACGCTGCGGACAGCTTCCTGGGCCATCTGTTTGATAAAATAACTGCGGACGGTGCCGCTGAGGACGACGTTTTGGCCGTCGGCATGCGGTCGGATGCCCATGCCACGCAGGTGCGGATGTTGGCGGATGACGCTGTCGACGCGGATTTGCAACGGTTCGATGTCGTGTTGGGCCGGAAGGGTTTGTGTGGTCATTTGATCTGCCATAGGGTTTGTGGGGAGGATTGGCTTTCGCCATAAAAAGGATTCGGCAGTCAAATGCTTGCACCCTTAGGATAATTTGGTGTTCGTGCTTAGAAAATGTATCGGCAGCGGTGTCGGTGACGGTTGTGCCGGATCTAACGCTGGTCGGCTGGCAAAATGGTCGCACGAGGTGCTTTGTGGTCATTTCGTAGTGGAAGTGGCTGGCGTTGGGGTGGGGCGTTATAACCGAAACACCCGCTCTGAAACGGGACGTTTGCAGAGGAAATGTTGTGCGGGCGATTGCTGTCGGGCGGTCGAGCCGGTTGGGGGTGATTACCGTGGAGGGATCTGCTGGTAGAAGTTTTGCAGTGATTCTCGAGTTCTTTAATCGAGCTGATTTATGCCCGTGTATTGGTTTGCCCTACTGATTTCCGTTCTGTTGTCGGCCTCTTCGACCGACATGCTGACGCTGCCGAGCCCGTTTGTGACGGCGTTTGGGATGGTGATGTTGTGGGGTGTCATCGCCAAAGGGTTTGCGATCCTGAATGCTCAGCAGGTGCTGCGGCAGCAGGCGAGCTTTGATCAGGCGGCTCGTAAGCTCTCGCGTCAGTTGAATTGCTTGCGTTGGTTGTGGCTGCCGCTGGGAGCCGTTGGGCTGACGGCCTGCGGTTTTTCGCAAGCTGTCGAGGATTCGCCGATCGGTGCATCGATGGTGTTGGGGGCGATGGGGATGTTGATTCCTAGCCTGGCTGCCGTGTCATCGACTTGGCTGGCCGAGCGACAGTTTTCCGATTGGGTCGGCGAAGCGGAGCCGGTTCAGAACGAGAGCGATTCGCCGTCGCGGTTCCCGACGCTACATGCGGTTGTGGAATCGCTGCGGTTGCAAGCGGCGTGGATCTTGTTGCCGGTCTTGTTTGTGTTTGCTGTGATCGATGTGGTGAATTTCGGGTTTGTCGGCGCCGATTCGCAGCATCGTTGGGTCGGCGGCGCGGCCGGTTTACTCTGCTTGCCCTTCTTTTTGCCGATGCTGATCCGTTTCATTTGGAGCACGCGGCGGTGCGAACACGATCCGCAATCGGCTTGGTTAGTCGATGTCGTTCGCGCGTCGGGCTTGCGGCATTTTCGAATCCGCCGGTGGGAAACCGAAGGGCGGATCTGCAGCGCTTTAGTCGCCGGATTCATTCCCGGTTTCCGGATGTTGTTGCTCAGCGACGCCCTCTTGGACCGACTGGATCGCAAATCGACGACGATGGTGGTGCTGCACGAATTGGCACATGTCCGCCGCTGGCACATCGCGCTGCGGATGTTGACGCTGGTTCCAACCTGGGGGATCGTCGGTTTCATCGGTTCTCATTTTGCAGGGGCTCCGCTGCAGCAGGGGGCTGTCGTCGCGGCGGGCTTGCTGCTGACGCTGTTAGCGCTGCGTTGGGTTTCTCACGCGACCGAACTGGATGCCGATCGCTACGCCTGCTCGCTGGCTGCTCAGATCGCGGCGGCGGATTCGGGGAATCGCATGCAGGGGGCGGTTCCGGCGTCGGAGGTCGATGCAGCCTATGTGCTCGCATCGGCGTTGGTCGATGTCTGCAGCGACAATCCCAAAGCTTGCCGGGCCAGTTGGATGCACCCGAGTCTGGCGACTCGCGTCGATCGACTGCATCGGGTCGCCAATCCCGCTGTCTCGCAGCAATCATCGCTTCAGCAGGTCTGACATTAGACGGCGAGACTGGACGTTGGAGTGGAGCCTTCAGGCGATTTCAGCTAGCCGGATTCAGCGAGTCAAATTCAGTGCCGCGTGAGTCGGCTGAAGCCACGACTCCTGCGTTTGTGACGTTTGCCTGCGGGTTTCCCATTGGAATCGTATTTTCTGGAAATCTCAGAAAAACGCGAACCCGTTCGGATCGCAGGCGTCTAAGTGGGCGAAGCAGGTCGTA
Above is a genomic segment from Rosistilla ulvae containing:
- a CDS encoding BON domain-containing protein, coding for MTTQTLPAQHDIEPLQIRVDSVIRQHPHLRGMGIRPHADGQNVVLSGTVRSYFIKQMAQEAVRSVPGADQVDNQIEVHW
- a CDS encoding FKBP-type peptidyl-prolyl cis-trans isomerase; this encodes MSQDSIPAPASGVKDVNSYALGLEMGSQLRRQGFEAGDLDTASVALGIFDAISKANPKITTEQIQAAFQAIDAQLQQRAEARVREQEKKMEAIAGPNKEKADAFLAANGKKPGVVTLPSGLQYQVIKEGTGASPTAQSTVSVHYTGKLINGEVFDSSVQRGQPAQFGVGQVIRGWTEGLQKMKVGDKWMLYIPPDLGYGLRGSPSRDPNEPPTIGPNEALIFEVELLDILD
- the tpx gene encoding thiol peroxidase, which produces MARSGVITFKGNPMTLQGEELTVGSTAPDFTLHYYKDGMQTLTLADLKGKPALLSIVPSLDTGVCAIQTKKFNESLGALGDSINAVTISRDLPFAQARFCGAENVSMQTASDYQTGEFGAAYGMTIDELKLLTRAVVVLDSKGTVLYAETVSEVTSEPNYDAALEALKNAS
- a CDS encoding M48 family metalloprotease; translation: MPVYWFALLISVLLSASSTDMLTLPSPFVTAFGMVMLWGVIAKGFAILNAQQVLRQQASFDQAARKLSRQLNCLRWLWLPLGAVGLTACGFSQAVEDSPIGASMVLGAMGMLIPSLAAVSSTWLAERQFSDWVGEAEPVQNESDSPSRFPTLHAVVESLRLQAAWILLPVLFVFAVIDVVNFGFVGADSQHRWVGGAAGLLCLPFFLPMLIRFIWSTRRCEHDPQSAWLVDVVRASGLRHFRIRRWETEGRICSALVAGFIPGFRMLLLSDALLDRLDRKSTTMVVLHELAHVRRWHIALRMLTLVPTWGIVGFIGSHFAGAPLQQGAVVAAGLLLTLLALRWVSHATELDADRYACSLAAQIAAADSGNRMQGAVPASEVDAAYVLASALVDVCSDNPKACRASWMHPSLATRVDRLHRVANPAVSQQSSLQQV